Genomic segment of Hydra vulgaris chromosome 11, alternate assembly HydraT2T_AEP:
acatatatatatatacatatatatatatatatatatatatatatatatatatatatatatatatatatatatatatatatatatatgtatataatatataatatatatacatacatatatatatatatatatatatatatatatatatatatatatatatatatatatatatatatacattgtattaGAAAACTCaacttaaaatgataaacaaaactgataaatatttttcgCAGTATTCTGAGAGCACAGAGATTATATTAGCTGTTGTTTTGGTGTTTATTATGTTGCTTTCTTTTTTCGGAAACGTTGGTATGCtcattgttttttatagaaatgATAAATTATGGAACAGCACAAATATGCTTATAGTAAATATTTCACTATCGGGCGTATTAGTGACTATATTTTCTATGCCGTTCAGTTTAACATCAGTGGTTTTGGGTAAATGGCCTTTTAATGAAGGTGGACTATGTAAAGTAAACGCCTTTGCTACGTCTCAACTTCTGCTAACTACAATTTTGACTCATACTGTCATAagtttagataaatattttgctGTCGTGAAACCGTTCTGTAGAGTAATGACAGTAAAACGTACTTTGAAGATGATTATGTGTGTGTGGTTTATTGCTGCAGTCATTACAGTTCTTCCATTTTTTGGAATAGGTAGGTATACATATAACCATACAACACTTGTGTGTGGTGTCGGGTTTCCTGATAAGCACAATGTacctgaaaaaatttatttaattacattgGCAGTAATAGGGTTTGTTATTCCTAACATGATAATGGGACACGCATACATTCAAGTATTTATTGCTGTAAAGAAACATACTCAACGTCTAATACAATCTTCTGTAACTTCGtttgatgttttaatattacaaaaacgAATGATAAGAACTGTGATCTTAAGTTTGGTGTGTTTTTTGCTCTGTTGGAGTCCATTTTGCACACTATGTTTATTAGCTGTCATGGTAAAAACAATTAACGATATACCAATTGGTTTGGGAATATCGGCGTACTGGTGCGGTTATTTATACAGCGCTTTGAACCCTCTAATTATATGTTCAATGAGCCAACGGTTCCACGATGGTTTAATAGAGTTAGTTGCAATTCTTCTTTACTACCcaactttactttttatgtttatttgtagaaaaatatGTTCTGAAAGTAACAAAACAATGGAAATTTCATCGAAACCAACATTTACAGAAGATTCATCGCTTCCTTTATGTTTACACATGCATTACTATACAAAAGATATGAAAGACATTTCGGTTACAACTAATAAAAACTCATTAATCAATGCACCTTAATTTAatctttgaataaaattttaaattatagtttttgtttaaatatgaatAGGTGAATAATGACActgaacaaaattttacaaggtacaaactaaaaaagtaaattaataaagataattatattaaaaacggatatatttagtttgtttgattatttaaaataactttttgttctatttttttttataaaaaaattttacaccaAAATAAACCTCCcggaaacaatttttttttaaaattaaaaagtactctttgccaaaaaagaaattaaattaaaccaaatttaaggatcattttttaagaattttgaaGACTCCAAGATCAGGGCATACCcaaatttaacgtttttaatgATAAACCAATTAACACAAAAGTCATCTTAGTCATCACCTTAAAtcttgaaaatgaaaatgaaataactttgcctcatttgaaaataaaaaaaatacataaaaaatagctTCTTGCAAagcttattttaagaaataaatattatacaaaaccTTTTAGATGTTACTAAAGagaacaaaaatctaaaaataaatgaaatttttctgAATAACCAAAATTAACTTAACTAACTTTTAACAGAATCAAAGTATTTAATGAGTGAAGAAAAAACTTACAGATGACTTACAGATAAGTGAAAAAACTTACAGATAAAGAAGAAAATTACAGATGAAGAAGAAACaaatgacttatttttttactgaagtattaattttcttttttcttgaaatcttttaaaaaaaactgtgttAAGGGTTTGAGATAAAAGGATACAAATAACTGTTACCAAAACAGCAAAAATCAGCGTTTCGATAACATTTGATTGGTATTTTATTACCAATCagctttcaaattttaattatgatatAAGATCTTCAAAACTTAATGATGATATAAGATCTTCAAAACTTAATGATGATATAATatcttcaaaaactaaaaaggtactaaaatactttttattacaatactTTTCAATTGGAATATTGTCAGATTAGTCCCTAGAGACGcaaaataaagaacttaaaatcTTTCAGGAAAAATTTACCAGAAAGACCTCTAGAAAAGAATGAAGATGTAGTTAATAGGTTTATATTCAGTAATCCCGTTATAACCCAGAAAATATTCTTGGAGTGGTTTTGCAGTGGACTTATATAGGCATTTTCAGCGGTTTATTGgagttttgctcatcggttacttaggCCATCCACTTTTGGGTGTTGGCACTAGTGTTTCACCAAATAACTGATGAGAAAAACTACAGTGgacaataaaaaatgcttttatatagGTTCACTGAAATTCTGCTATAGAATGTTTCCTTTTCCTAACACCTCTAagaaaattaatgttaaataacaGTAAAAGTTTAGTTCCCTTTCTTGCTTACATAATTAGGCTTTTGAAAGAAACTCTTTTCCAGTGAAAACTTAAACATAGTTCCAACCATTTGTCTTAAAATTAAGCTAAGCTTATTATGCTTTTGAAGCTTTATTGTTAAGTTT
This window contains:
- the LOC100211886 gene encoding rhodopsin, GQ-coupled isoform X2, producing the protein MINKTDKYFSQYSESTEIILAVVLVFIMLLSFFGNVGMLIVFYRNDKLWNSTNMLIVNISLSGVLVTIFSMPFSLTSVVLGKWPFNEGGLCKVNAFATSQLLLTTILTHTVISLDKYFAVVKPFCRVMTVKRTLKMIMCVWFIAAVITVLPFFGIGRYTYNHTTLVCGVGFPDKHNVPEKIYLITLAVIGFVIPNMIMGHAYIQVFIAVKKHTQRLIQSSVTSFDVLILQKRMIRTVILSLVCFLLCWSPFCTLCLLAVMVKTINDIPIGLGISAYWCGYLYSALNPLIICSMSQRFHDGLIELVAILLYYPTLLFMFICRKICSESNKTMEISSKPTFTEDSSLPLCLHMHYYTKDMKDISVTTNKNSLINAP